From Alienimonas californiensis, a single genomic window includes:
- a CDS encoding serine hydrolase — translation MIRFALSLLLAASLWGTGPRAVEGGALPRSTPEAQGVDSAGVRAFAEAADDQVQEMHSFMLLRHGKVVAEGWWGEEGPEKPHILWSLSKSFTSTAVGLAIADGKFGLDDKVVSFFPDAAPAEPSANLKAMRVRDLLTMSAGHESEPKLTPDGVWVRQFLAQPVPHEPGTVFRYNTPATYMLSAIVQKTTGQTVRDYLQTRLFEPLGIERPRWDESPQGESIGGYGLFLTTEDIAKFGQLLLQKGQWNGKQLVPAEWIAQATAKQVENDEAPSAGNPDWRQGYGFQFWQCRHSAYRGDGKDGQFCVVLPEQDAVVVMTAQTRTLQTQLDLVWKHILPALHDEPLPENPAAADKLKATLTGLQASAKTAPPAEPFLAPPQHVGPPEETAHGLSSRKFQGIPSLAVAPGGRLWANWYAGPTAGEDQNNYVVLSTSDDDGATWAEALLIDPDGPGPVRAFDPELWLAPTGRLYAFWAQAQGHDGTVSGVWCVHTNDPDAARPSWSAPRRLTDGIMMCKPTVLSTGEWVLPASTWRKTDDSARLIVSADQGETWTLRGACHVPTEVRSFDEHMLVERTDGSLWMLVRTNYGIGESVSTDRGKTWPELTPSQIAHPSARFFVRRLDSGNLLLVKHGPIDERTGRSHLTAFLSEDDGATWTGGLLLDERSGVSYPDGQQTDDGLIRVIYDYSRTGARQILTATFREEDVAAGEAVSGEVRLRQVVSDASAAR, via the coding sequence GTGATTCGCTTCGCCCTTTCCCTGCTGTTGGCCGCGTCGCTGTGGGGGACGGGGCCGCGGGCGGTGGAGGGCGGGGCGTTGCCGCGGAGTACGCCGGAGGCGCAGGGGGTCGACTCGGCGGGCGTGCGGGCGTTTGCGGAGGCGGCGGACGATCAGGTACAGGAGATGCATAGTTTTATGCTGCTCCGGCACGGGAAGGTCGTCGCCGAGGGCTGGTGGGGCGAGGAGGGGCCGGAGAAACCGCACATCCTCTGGTCGCTCAGCAAGAGCTTCACCTCCACCGCCGTGGGGCTGGCGATCGCGGACGGAAAGTTCGGTCTGGACGACAAGGTGGTGAGCTTCTTCCCCGACGCCGCCCCGGCCGAGCCGTCGGCGAACCTGAAGGCGATGCGCGTCCGCGACCTGCTGACGATGTCCGCCGGGCACGAGAGCGAACCGAAGCTCACGCCGGACGGCGTGTGGGTTCGGCAGTTCCTCGCCCAGCCGGTGCCGCACGAGCCGGGGACCGTGTTCCGCTACAACACGCCGGCGACCTACATGCTGTCGGCGATCGTGCAGAAGACGACCGGGCAGACCGTGCGGGACTACCTGCAAACGCGGTTGTTCGAGCCGCTGGGCATCGAGCGGCCGCGGTGGGACGAGAGCCCGCAGGGGGAGTCGATCGGCGGCTACGGGCTGTTTCTGACGACGGAAGACATCGCGAAGTTTGGCCAACTCCTGCTGCAAAAGGGCCAGTGGAACGGCAAGCAGCTCGTGCCGGCGGAGTGGATCGCCCAGGCGACCGCCAAGCAGGTGGAGAACGACGAGGCCCCCAGTGCCGGCAACCCGGACTGGCGGCAGGGGTACGGCTTTCAGTTCTGGCAGTGCCGGCACAGCGCCTACCGCGGCGACGGCAAGGACGGGCAGTTCTGCGTCGTGTTGCCGGAGCAGGACGCCGTCGTCGTGATGACGGCGCAGACCCGGACCCTGCAAACGCAGCTCGACCTGGTGTGGAAGCACATCCTGCCGGCGCTGCACGACGAGCCGCTCCCGGAGAACCCCGCGGCCGCGGACAAGCTGAAAGCGACGCTGACCGGGCTGCAAGCCTCCGCCAAAACCGCCCCGCCGGCCGAACCGTTCCTCGCCCCGCCGCAGCATGTCGGGCCGCCGGAGGAAACTGCCCACGGCCTGTCGAGCCGTAAGTTTCAGGGTATCCCCAGTTTGGCGGTCGCCCCCGGCGGGCGGCTGTGGGCGAACTGGTACGCCGGGCCGACGGCGGGGGAGGATCAGAATAACTATGTCGTCCTCTCCACCAGCGATGACGACGGGGCGACGTGGGCGGAGGCGTTGCTGATCGACCCCGACGGCCCCGGCCCCGTGCGGGCCTTCGACCCGGAACTGTGGCTCGCCCCGACCGGCCGGCTGTACGCCTTCTGGGCGCAGGCGCAGGGCCACGACGGCACGGTCTCCGGCGTGTGGTGCGTGCACACAAACGACCCCGACGCCGCCCGCCCGAGCTGGAGCGCCCCCCGCCGGCTCACCGACGGGATCATGATGTGCAAGCCGACCGTCCTCTCCACCGGCGAGTGGGTCCTGCCGGCCTCCACCTGGCGGAAGACCGACGACAGCGCCCGGCTGATCGTCTCCGCAGATCAGGGCGAAACCTGGACGCTCCGCGGCGCCTGCCACGTGCCGACGGAGGTGCGCTCTTTCGACGAACACATGCTGGTCGAGCGCACCGACGGCTCCCTGTGGATGCTGGTGCGGACGAACTACGGCATCGGCGAGAGCGTCTCGACCGACCGCGGCAAAACCTGGCCGGAACTGACCCCCTCGCAGATCGCCCACCCCAGCGCCCGCTTCTTCGTGCGGCGGCTGGACTCCGGCAATCTCCTGCTGGTCAAGCACGGGCCGATCGACGAACGCACCGGGCGCTCGCACCTCACGGCGTTCCTGTCTGAAGACGACGGCGCCACCTGGACCGGCGGCCTGCTGTTGGACGAACGCAGCGGCGTCTCTTACCCGGACGGTCAGCAGACCGACGACGGCTTGATCCGGGTGATTTACGACTACAGTCGCACCGGCGCCCGGCAGATCCTCACGGCGACGTTTCGGGAGGAAGACGTCGCCGCCGGGGAGGCGGTCAGCGGCGAGGTGCGGTTGCGGCAGGTCGTCAGCGACGCCTCCGCGGCCCGGTAG
- a CDS encoding CheR family methyltransferase — protein sequence MPERHAPTEGGVPVVGVGASAGGLEAFLKILQNLPDGPGPAFVFLVHMVSEHTSSLPEVLGRVTKMPVRQAADGMRVEPRTVYTNPPDSHVTLEGDVLRTHKRPSRECPLATIDVFMRSLAESRGDKSVAVFLSGADGDGPGGAEAVDSAGGLVLVQDPDSCEHTGLPNGVIRRGPAHLILPPRELADALGELGDGTDGHTPLLPGKKHLTVADGEMSRIFELLREAGGVDYTHYKPATIRRRLQRRMLMHRCETVAEYVARLEEHPEEVERLARDLLIHVTRFFRDPESFKTLMADVFPVIKARRGKDDPFRVWIAGCSTGEEAYSVAIALLEFLGDGSRITPIQIFGTDVSEAAVAEARAGRFGRGIEAEVSPGRLEKFFEEADGGYKIRPAVRDVCVFARQDLTRDPPFSRLDLVLCRNVLIYLGQPLQSQLLGVFHYALKPDGFLMLGSAESVGARSDLFAVADKKHRIFTKKPRAMRPEIDFPVRGGLPRDSGGELRRRRAVGESVHALADKALIKRYAPPGVVVNEELNIVQFRGQTGRFLEAAPGEPNLNLLKMAREGLLHALRGATREAREQDRPIRKEGQRVRFNSHILIVDLEVLPLQDDGKRHFLVLFRERPEAAPAPPVDPAAAGLPALDGIRGGGVSDEEAVEQLQRELLASREHLQSIISDLEASNDELQSANEEILSSNEELQSTNEELDTAKEELQSTNEELNTVNDELHERNGELSQLNADLTNLMANVQLAIVVVGSDLAVRRFTPLAGKLLNLIPGDVGRSIGQIRPDIDCPDLEGLIRKVLNTLEPLERDVTNSSGHTYVLRIRAYQDGDRRVNGAVLSLLDVNDLRARERELAAARDFADAILDTIDQPLVVLDGALTVQRVNRAYRETFEVNAEEIHGRRLYELGDGQWNIASLRTLLEDVLPQNASFDGYEVSRDFPALGRRTMRLNARPLDGDGHREPLILLAFTDTTGAPGEPSPSADGNAPADAEG from the coding sequence ATGCCTGAACGACACGCCCCTACGGAGGGCGGCGTCCCGGTCGTCGGGGTGGGAGCCAGCGCCGGCGGGCTGGAGGCGTTTCTGAAGATCCTTCAGAACCTGCCGGACGGGCCGGGGCCGGCGTTCGTGTTCCTGGTCCACATGGTCTCGGAGCACACCAGCAGCCTGCCGGAGGTGCTCGGCCGGGTGACGAAAATGCCGGTGCGGCAGGCGGCGGACGGGATGCGGGTCGAACCGCGGACGGTCTACACGAACCCGCCGGACAGCCACGTCACGCTGGAGGGCGACGTGCTGCGGACGCACAAGCGGCCGAGCCGCGAGTGCCCGTTGGCGACGATCGACGTGTTCATGCGGTCGCTGGCGGAAAGCCGCGGCGACAAGTCCGTCGCCGTGTTCCTCAGCGGAGCCGACGGCGACGGCCCCGGCGGGGCCGAGGCGGTCGACTCCGCCGGCGGTCTGGTGCTGGTTCAGGACCCGGACTCCTGCGAGCACACGGGGCTGCCGAACGGGGTGATCCGCCGGGGACCGGCCCACCTGATCCTGCCGCCCCGGGAGTTGGCCGACGCGCTGGGCGAGTTGGGCGACGGGACCGACGGCCACACCCCGCTGCTGCCGGGCAAAAAGCACCTGACCGTCGCCGACGGCGAGATGTCGCGGATCTTCGAACTGCTGCGCGAAGCCGGCGGGGTCGACTACACGCACTACAAGCCGGCTACGATCCGCCGCCGCCTCCAGCGGCGGATGCTGATGCACCGCTGCGAGACGGTCGCCGAATACGTCGCCCGCCTGGAGGAACACCCGGAGGAGGTCGAGCGGCTCGCCCGGGACCTGCTGATCCACGTGACCCGGTTCTTCCGCGACCCGGAGTCGTTTAAAACGCTGATGGCGGACGTGTTCCCCGTCATCAAAGCTCGCCGGGGGAAGGACGATCCGTTTCGGGTCTGGATCGCGGGGTGTTCGACGGGAGAGGAAGCCTACTCCGTGGCGATCGCCCTGCTGGAGTTCCTCGGGGACGGCAGCCGGATCACGCCGATTCAGATCTTCGGTACGGACGTGAGCGAGGCGGCGGTCGCCGAGGCCCGCGCCGGACGTTTCGGCCGGGGGATCGAGGCGGAGGTCTCCCCGGGGCGGCTGGAGAAGTTTTTTGAAGAAGCCGACGGGGGGTACAAGATTCGTCCCGCCGTACGCGACGTGTGCGTGTTCGCCCGGCAGGACCTGACCCGCGATCCGCCGTTCTCCCGGCTGGACCTGGTCCTCTGCCGCAACGTGCTGATCTACCTCGGTCAGCCGTTGCAGTCCCAGTTGCTGGGCGTGTTCCACTACGCCCTGAAGCCGGACGGCTTCCTGATGCTGGGCTCCGCCGAGAGCGTCGGGGCCCGCAGCGACCTGTTCGCCGTGGCGGACAAGAAGCACCGGATCTTCACCAAGAAGCCCCGGGCGATGCGGCCGGAGATCGACTTCCCGGTCCGCGGCGGGCTGCCGCGCGATTCCGGGGGCGAATTGCGGCGCCGCCGGGCAGTCGGGGAAAGCGTGCACGCACTGGCCGACAAGGCCCTCATCAAGCGGTACGCCCCGCCCGGGGTGGTCGTGAACGAGGAGCTGAACATCGTCCAGTTCCGCGGCCAGACGGGGCGCTTTCTGGAGGCGGCGCCCGGCGAGCCGAACCTCAACCTCCTCAAGATGGCCCGCGAGGGCCTGCTGCACGCCCTCCGCGGGGCGACCCGGGAAGCCCGGGAGCAGGACCGCCCGATCCGCAAGGAGGGCCAGCGGGTGCGGTTCAACTCCCACATCCTCATCGTCGATCTGGAGGTCCTGCCGCTCCAGGACGACGGCAAGCGGCACTTCCTCGTCCTGTTTCGGGAGCGCCCCGAGGCGGCGCCCGCCCCGCCGGTCGATCCCGCGGCCGCCGGCCTGCCGGCCCTCGACGGGATCCGCGGCGGGGGCGTCTCCGACGAGGAGGCCGTCGAGCAGCTCCAACGGGAACTGCTCGCCAGCCGGGAGCACCTCCAGTCGATCATCAGCGATCTGGAGGCCTCCAACGACGAGTTGCAGAGCGCCAACGAGGAGATCCTCTCCAGCAACGAGGAGCTGCAGAGCACCAACGAGGAGCTGGACACCGCCAAGGAGGAGCTGCAAAGCACCAACGAGGAACTCAACACCGTCAACGACGAACTGCACGAGCGGAACGGGGAGCTCTCCCAGCTGAACGCGGACCTGACGAACCTGATGGCCAACGTGCAGTTGGCGATCGTGGTGGTCGGTTCCGATCTTGCCGTGCGCCGGTTCACCCCGCTGGCCGGGAAGTTGCTGAACCTGATCCCCGGGGACGTCGGCCGCTCGATCGGGCAGATCAGGCCGGACATCGACTGCCCCGACCTGGAGGGTCTGATCCGCAAGGTGCTGAACACGTTGGAGCCGTTGGAACGGGACGTGACCAACAGTTCCGGCCACACGTACGTGTTGCGGATTCGGGCCTATCAGGACGGCGACCGGCGGGTCAACGGGGCGGTGCTGAGCCTGCTCGACGTGAACGATTTGCGGGCCCGCGAACGGGAACTCGCCGCCGCCCGCGACTTCGCCGACGCGATCCTGGACACCATCGACCAGCCGCTGGTCGTGCTGGACGGGGCGCTGACTGTCCAGCGGGTGAATCGGGCCTACCGGGAGACGTTCGAGGTGAACGCCGAGGAAATCCACGGCCGCCGCCTCTACGAACTCGGCGACGGCCAGTGGAACATCGCCTCGCTGCGCACGCTGCTGGAAGACGTCCTGCCCCAGAACGCCTCGTTCGACGGCTACGAGGTCTCCCGCGATTTTCCCGCCCTGGGTCGCCGGACGATGCGTCTGAACGCCCGCCCGCTGGACGGGGACGGCCACCGCGAGCCGCTGATTCTGTTGGCCTTCACGGACACGACCGGCGCCCCCGGGGAGCCCTCCCCGTCCGCCGACGGGAACGCCCCCGCCGACGCCGAGGGCTAA
- a CDS encoding tetratricopeptide repeat protein, which yields MASAPLPALRRRSLARSLTAAVAVLGLLAPSAPARQDDPADAAPLAEAPAEAPEIAREREIAERFLSLLERNPRPGTALDRAYAFYAERGELADLADRLRSRMEEDEEDAAAPAILGLIEARRGNDDAAIAAFQAAAERAPDDPNPRARLAETLALAGRPVEAAAAYEAALARDPSRRDLPDLLSGLGRALTRGGQEEEAAAVWDRLTEQFPGDDAVREQIAAVLEAEGNLDAALARYEALAAETSDDYRRVAFGLKAAGLKVRLGRTEAAVGDFEALLANLNPDSWLFREVRGGIERSFLRTDDLAGLTAYYEAWLKNHPEDVVAMARLGELLDRQNRDAEARQ from the coding sequence ATGGCTTCCGCCCCTCTCCCGGCGCTGCGGCGCCGTTCGCTCGCCCGGTCGCTGACGGCCGCAGTCGCGGTCCTCGGACTGCTCGCCCCGTCGGCCCCCGCCCGGCAGGACGACCCTGCTGACGCCGCGCCCCTGGCCGAGGCCCCCGCCGAAGCGCCGGAGATCGCTCGGGAGCGGGAGATCGCGGAGCGGTTCCTCAGCCTGCTCGAACGCAATCCCCGCCCCGGCACCGCCCTCGACCGGGCCTACGCCTTCTACGCCGAACGCGGCGAACTGGCCGACCTCGCCGACCGGCTGCGGAGCCGGATGGAGGAGGACGAAGAGGACGCCGCCGCCCCGGCGATTCTCGGTCTGATCGAAGCCCGCCGCGGCAACGACGACGCCGCGATCGCCGCCTTTCAGGCCGCCGCGGAGCGGGCCCCCGACGACCCGAACCCGCGGGCCCGCCTCGCCGAGACGCTGGCGCTGGCCGGTCGGCCGGTCGAAGCGGCCGCCGCCTACGAGGCGGCGCTGGCCCGCGACCCGAGCCGCCGCGATCTGCCGGACCTGCTCTCCGGCCTCGGCCGGGCGCTGACCCGCGGGGGGCAGGAGGAGGAGGCCGCCGCCGTCTGGGACCGCCTGACCGAACAGTTCCCCGGCGACGACGCCGTGCGGGAGCAGATCGCCGCGGTGCTCGAAGCGGAGGGGAACCTCGACGCCGCCCTCGCCCGCTACGAGGCCCTCGCGGCGGAGACCTCCGACGACTACCGCCGCGTCGCCTTCGGCCTGAAGGCGGCCGGGCTGAAGGTGCGGCTGGGCCGCACCGAGGCGGCGGTGGGAGACTTCGAAGCCCTGCTGGCGAACCTCAATCCGGACAGCTGGCTGTTCCGCGAGGTCCGCGGCGGCATCGAGCGCTCCTTCCTCCGCACCGACGACCTCGCCGGCCTGACCGCCTACTACGAGGCTTGGCTGAAAAATCACCCGGAAGACGTCGTCGCGATGGCGCGGCTGGGCGAACTCCTGGACCGCCAGAACCGCGACGCCGAGGCCCGCCAGTAG
- a CDS encoding cytochrome c oxidase assembly protein — translation MKAARTKSPLLIVAGLGALAAAWIGPLPRAAEGAFTAHMSMHMLNVAIAAPLLALGLAGTRCDPTPAAPWLFAVIPASIAELLIVWAWHAPAPHHLARTGALGLVAEQGTFLLSGLWVWLSAFGGGAAFGGRTGGETRDRGRSAAGVIGLLLTSMHMTLLGALLALAPRAVYPHHDGFDLPGWGPLTALQDQHLGGAVMLVIGGAAYLAGGLALATDLLSPPSSPATPPPA, via the coding sequence GTGAAAGCCGCCCGCACGAAATCTCCGCTGCTGATCGTCGCGGGGCTGGGCGCCTTGGCGGCGGCGTGGATCGGGCCGCTGCCGCGGGCGGCGGAGGGGGCGTTCACTGCCCACATGTCGATGCACATGCTGAACGTGGCGATCGCCGCCCCGCTGCTGGCGTTGGGTCTGGCCGGCACGCGGTGCGACCCGACGCCGGCGGCGCCGTGGCTGTTCGCGGTGATCCCGGCGTCGATCGCGGAACTGCTGATCGTCTGGGCGTGGCACGCCCCGGCGCCGCATCACCTCGCCCGCACCGGCGCCCTCGGGCTGGTCGCGGAGCAGGGGACCTTCCTGCTGTCCGGCCTGTGGGTCTGGCTGTCGGCATTTGGGGGAGGGGCGGCGTTCGGGGGGCGAACCGGCGGGGAGACGCGCGACCGGGGCCGCAGCGCCGCGGGGGTGATCGGGTTGCTGCTGACCTCGATGCACATGACGCTGCTCGGAGCCCTACTGGCGCTGGCCCCGCGGGCGGTCTACCCGCACCATGACGGGTTCGACCTGCCGGGGTGGGGCCCCCTGACGGCCTTGCAGGATCAGCACCTCGGCGGGGCGGTGATGCTGGTGATCGGCGGGGCCGCCTACCTCGCCGGCGGCCTGGCGCTGGCGACGGACCTGCTCTCGCCGCCGTCGAGCCCGGCGACGCCGCCCCCGGCCTGA
- a CDS encoding PAS domain-containing sensor histidine kinase, producing the protein MPVLQPSSRTAESQPRRGGPADDFADVEALAHELFLRTEQLHTLESENRELRETLERALSEYGDLYDLAPVAMVKLTPQGVVRCLNEAAAGLLGIRRRTMPGLPFVHQIRQEDHAVFHRFLRRCRNRQESIEEEVILHARDGREAPVRMIGLAVDGGAVSYQTALIDLTEQHAARDELSRLNEELEARTREAEERSERLARLHARVVEAEQAERRRLARHLHDNLQQELVAATMQAHIAEGLAEEAGGETGDQLAEILQRISKLIDAALTATRTLTTELSPPPVLHEIGLPAALHWLADFYEAKHGLTVEVRSDGEACGTPPQDVRVLLFEAARELLLNVVKYAGVRTAEVHLDCPDPGFLRLTVSDEGDGFEAGDMLERRQQATGLGLFGLTERLQDVGGSVDVTTAPGRGARVSLTVPVPALSCDPS; encoded by the coding sequence ATGCCCGTGCTGCAACCGTCGTCCCGAACCGCCGAGTCCCAGCCGAGGCGGGGCGGTCCTGCCGACGATTTTGCGGACGTGGAGGCGCTGGCCCACGAACTGTTCCTGCGAACCGAGCAACTGCACACGCTGGAGAGCGAGAACCGCGAACTCCGCGAGACGCTGGAGCGGGCCCTGTCCGAATACGGGGATTTGTACGATCTGGCCCCGGTGGCCATGGTGAAGCTCACGCCGCAGGGCGTGGTGCGGTGCCTGAACGAAGCGGCCGCGGGGCTGCTGGGCATACGTCGGAGGACGATGCCCGGCCTACCGTTCGTTCACCAGATCCGGCAGGAGGACCACGCCGTCTTCCACCGCTTTCTCCGCCGCTGCCGAAACCGGCAGGAATCGATCGAGGAGGAAGTGATCCTGCACGCCCGGGACGGCCGGGAGGCCCCCGTACGGATGATCGGGCTGGCGGTGGACGGGGGGGCGGTCTCTTACCAGACCGCCCTGATCGACCTGACGGAGCAGCACGCCGCCCGGGACGAACTCTCCCGACTCAACGAGGAGTTGGAAGCCCGCACCCGCGAGGCGGAAGAGCGGTCCGAACGCCTCGCCCGCCTGCACGCCCGCGTCGTCGAGGCCGAGCAGGCGGAACGGCGCCGGCTGGCCCGGCACCTGCACGACAACCTCCAGCAGGAACTCGTCGCCGCCACCATGCAGGCGCACATCGCCGAGGGCCTGGCGGAGGAGGCCGGCGGGGAGACCGGCGACCAGCTCGCCGAGATTCTCCAGCGGATTTCCAAGCTGATTGACGCGGCCCTCACCGCCACCCGCACGCTGACGACGGAGCTGTCCCCCCCGCCGGTCCTCCACGAGATCGGCCTGCCGGCGGCGCTCCATTGGCTGGCCGACTTCTACGAGGCGAAGCACGGCCTGACGGTCGAGGTCCGCTCCGACGGCGAGGCCTGCGGCACGCCCCCCCAGGACGTCCGCGTGCTGCTGTTCGAAGCCGCCCGCGAACTGTTGCTGAACGTGGTGAAGTACGCCGGCGTGCGGACGGCCGAAGTCCACCTCGACTGTCCCGACCCCGGCTTTCTGCGGCTGACCGTCAGTGACGAGGGCGACGGCTTCGAGGCCGGCGACATGCTCGAACGCCGCCAGCAGGCCACCGGCCTGGGCCTGTTCGGCCTCACCGAGCGGCTCCAGGACGTGGGCGGCTCCGTCGACGTCACCACCGCCCCCGGCCGCGGCGCCCGCGTGAGCCTCACCGTCCCCGTCCCCGCCCTGTCCTGCGACCCGTCCTGA
- a CDS encoding sodium:calcium antiporter, translated as MDFTGFPLWGNAALLAGAGLVVWLAGGRLARNAERIGVATGMSEALAGALLLGVATSLPEIATTVSAGLLGNASLAVNNLFGGVAMQMAVLAVIDFWLVKGALTYFSPDSTLLLGGVLLILQVAVSIVAVAAGDVAILGHVGAWPFVLAALYVLSLYFMDRYAKRDVWTPKALPDGASDRGGSSFGEAVPERDGSEANARGDEANGDEPSLLWAGVQFAAAAGFVLVGGWVVASASDALSEQTGLSGGFVGATLVALTTSLPEISTTAAAVRAGNHTMAIANIFGTNTLEIALLLPSDLTYTAGPIVDAVDRSALLMAGLSVVLTAIYLWGLLERRNRTVFNLGLDSAWALGAYVVGLVLLYLGSDSPG; from the coding sequence ATGGATTTCACCGGATTCCCGCTGTGGGGCAACGCGGCGCTGCTGGCGGGGGCGGGCCTTGTCGTCTGGCTGGCCGGCGGGCGGCTGGCGCGGAACGCGGAGCGGATCGGCGTGGCGACCGGCATGTCCGAGGCCCTCGCCGGGGCGCTGCTGCTGGGGGTGGCGACCTCCCTGCCGGAGATCGCCACCACCGTCTCCGCCGGACTGCTGGGCAACGCCTCGCTGGCGGTCAACAACCTGTTCGGTGGGGTGGCGATGCAGATGGCGGTGCTGGCCGTCATCGACTTCTGGCTGGTGAAAGGGGCGCTGACCTACTTCTCGCCCGATTCGACCCTGCTGCTGGGCGGCGTGCTGCTGATCCTGCAGGTGGCCGTCTCGATCGTCGCCGTCGCCGCCGGCGACGTGGCGATCCTCGGCCACGTCGGCGCCTGGCCGTTCGTCCTGGCGGCCCTGTACGTCCTGTCGCTGTACTTCATGGACCGCTACGCCAAACGCGACGTCTGGACGCCCAAAGCGCTGCCGGACGGAGCCTCGGATCGGGGCGGATCGTCGTTCGGTGAGGCGGTGCCGGAGCGAGACGGATCGGAAGCAAACGCCAGGGGCGACGAGGCGAACGGCGACGAACCGTCGCTGCTCTGGGCCGGGGTGCAGTTCGCGGCGGCGGCGGGGTTCGTGCTGGTCGGCGGCTGGGTCGTGGCGTCCGCGTCGGATGCGCTCTCCGAGCAAACCGGGCTGAGCGGCGGGTTCGTCGGGGCGACGCTGGTCGCGCTGACCACCTCGCTGCCGGAAATCAGCACCACTGCCGCGGCCGTGCGGGCGGGGAACCACACGATGGCGATCGCCAATATCTTCGGCACGAACACGCTGGAGATCGCCCTGCTCCTGCCCAGCGACCTGACCTACACCGCCGGGCCGATCGTCGACGCCGTGGACCGCTCCGCCCTACTGATGGCCGGTCTGTCCGTCGTGCTGACGGCGATCTACCTCTGGGGACTGCTGGAGCGTCGCAACCGCACGGTGTTCAATTTGGGTCTCGACTCCGCCTGGGCGCTCGGCGCCTACGTCGTCGGGTTGGTGTTGCTCTATCTCGGCTCCGATTCGCCGGGTTGA
- a CDS encoding c-type cytochrome translates to MSPSLKRFLKPVVITAAGLGLLGAVLVVSGVVPVRASSGHWAITRWFLSFSMARSVSTDSLDVAVPATLDDRREILRGAGHYQTGCYPCHGNPTTPQPRVARAMLPHPPYLPDSLDQWEPEELFVIVKHGIKLAGMPAWPTKGREHRDDEVWAVVAFLRAYPELTEAEYRELVFGDPADGRAAVSAAGIERAFVQTCVRCHGVDGNGRGIGAFPRLAGQNREYLAEALRAYVSGERPSGIMEPIAAELTGAEIDALADYFAAQTPSRSAPAAALEPEAVVRGQRIALEGLPKQKVASCADCHGTNEAGQTGAQEAYPSLAGQPAAYLVTQLELFAERVREGTPRANLMHEIADKLTEEQRADVAAYYAAGAPAE, encoded by the coding sequence ATGTCCCCATCCCTCAAACGCTTCCTGAAGCCGGTCGTGATCACGGCTGCGGGGCTGGGGCTGCTCGGGGCCGTGCTGGTCGTGTCGGGGGTCGTCCCGGTGCGGGCGAGCAGCGGGCACTGGGCGATCACCCGCTGGTTCCTCAGCTTTTCGATGGCGCGGTCCGTTTCGACGGACAGCCTGGACGTGGCGGTTCCGGCGACGCTGGACGACCGGCGGGAGATCCTCCGCGGCGCCGGGCACTACCAGACGGGCTGCTATCCCTGTCACGGCAATCCGACGACGCCGCAGCCGCGGGTGGCCCGGGCGATGCTCCCGCATCCGCCCTACCTGCCGGATTCGCTGGACCAGTGGGAGCCGGAGGAGCTGTTCGTGATTGTCAAACACGGCATCAAGCTGGCGGGGATGCCCGCCTGGCCGACGAAGGGCCGCGAGCATCGCGACGACGAAGTCTGGGCCGTCGTCGCCTTTCTGCGGGCCTACCCTGAGCTGACGGAGGCGGAGTACCGGGAACTGGTGTTTGGTGACCCGGCGGACGGGCGGGCAGCGGTGTCGGCGGCGGGGATTGAACGGGCGTTCGTGCAGACCTGCGTGCGGTGCCACGGCGTGGACGGCAACGGCCGCGGGATCGGCGCCTTTCCCCGGCTGGCGGGGCAGAACCGCGAGTACCTCGCCGAGGCCCTGCGAGCCTACGTCTCCGGCGAACGACCCAGCGGGATCATGGAGCCGATCGCCGCCGAACTGACCGGCGCGGAGATCGACGCCCTCGCCGACTACTTCGCGGCTCAAACGCCGTCCCGCTCGGCCCCGGCGGCGGCGCTCGAGCCGGAGGCGGTCGTCCGAGGGCAGCGGATCGCCCTGGAAGGCCTACCGAAGCAGAAAGTGGCCTCCTGCGCCGACTGCCACGGCACGAACGAAGCGGGACAAACCGGCGCCCAGGAGGCCTACCCGTCGTTGGCCGGGCAGCCGGCGGCGTATCTCGTCACGCAACTGGAACTGTTCGCGGAGCGGGTTCGGGAGGGCACGCCCCGGGCGAACCTGATGCACGAGATCGCCGACAAATTGACGGAGGAACAGCGGGCGGACGTCGCCGCCTACTACGCCGCCGGGGCTCCGGCGGAGTGA